One Ricinus communis isolate WT05 ecotype wild-type chromosome 1, ASM1957865v1, whole genome shotgun sequence DNA window includes the following coding sequences:
- the LOC8265896 gene encoding glucan endo-1,3-beta-glucosidase isoform X1, which translates to MGVSRHPLVYLSLAFALLLYCAVCAESRIQGRDQQPWANTLQQTANDGHGMWCIAKPNTNTLKLSRNIEFSCRQKGVDCSPIQPGGSCFRPETTISHASFAMNLFYKAAGKHSWDCHFNGTGIAVAQDPCAPSFGSFWHLYLSAVRGELGTIIRECLLNNLVTIL; encoded by the exons ATGGGTGTTTCTAGGCATCCATTGGTTTACCTTTCTCTAGCCTTTGCTTTACTTCTTTATTGTGCTGTTTGTGCAG AGTCAAGAATCCAAGGAAGAGACCAACAACCGTGGGCAAATACACTTCAGCAAACG GCAAATGATGGTCATGGCATGTGGTGCATTGCTAAGCCAAACACAAACACTTTAAAGCTTTCCCGCAATATTGAGTTTAGTTGTCGGCAAAAAGGAGTAGACTGTAGCCCAATCCAACCAGGTGGTAGCTGCTTCCGTCCAGAAACAACCATTTCACATGCCTCTTTTGCCATGAATCTCTTCTACAAGGCTGCAGGCAAGCACTCGTGGGATTGCCATTTCAATGGCACTGGCATCGCTGTTGCTCAGGACCCTT GTGCACCCTCGTTTGGCAGCTTTTGGCACTTGTATCTATCCGCTGTGAGGGGAGAGCTTGGGACGATAATACGGGAGTGTCTGCTTAATAATCTAGTAACTATATTATGA
- the LOC8265896 gene encoding major pollen allergen Ole e 10 isoform X2 codes for MGVSRHPLVYLSLAFALLLYCAVCAESRIQGRDQQPWANTLQQTANDGHGMWCIAKPNTNTLKLSRNIEFSCRQKGVDCSPIQPGGSCFRPETTISHASFAMNLFYKAAGKHSWDCHFNGTGIAVAQDPSFGTCIYPL; via the exons ATGGGTGTTTCTAGGCATCCATTGGTTTACCTTTCTCTAGCCTTTGCTTTACTTCTTTATTGTGCTGTTTGTGCAG AGTCAAGAATCCAAGGAAGAGACCAACAACCGTGGGCAAATACACTTCAGCAAACG GCAAATGATGGTCATGGCATGTGGTGCATTGCTAAGCCAAACACAAACACTTTAAAGCTTTCCCGCAATATTGAGTTTAGTTGTCGGCAAAAAGGAGTAGACTGTAGCCCAATCCAACCAGGTGGTAGCTGCTTCCGTCCAGAAACAACCATTTCACATGCCTCTTTTGCCATGAATCTCTTCTACAAGGCTGCAGGCAAGCACTCGTGGGATTGCCATTTCAATGGCACTGGCATCGCTGTTGCTCAGGACCCTT CTTTTGGCACTTGTATCTATCCGCTGTGA